The genomic segment CTTATTTAAGCCTTTATGAAGCCAATTCTCCACTCTTTCTGCAAAGACTTTGCTGGTGGCTTTTTTTTCAAACCAAGCTCTACAATTTTTTCTTTTGATTTCTGAGATTGATTTTGTTGCTTTTATCAAACCTTCAATATCATTGGGCTTAACCAAAAAGCCATTGAATCCATCTTCGATCAATTCGCCTGGTCCTCCCAAATCATATGCAATTACAGGAACACCACAAGCCATCGCTTCAACAATAACATTGCCGTAGGCTTCATTCCATTTGGGCGTGTTTATTAACGCTCTGCATCGTCCAAGTTGTTCCTGAAATTTATTCGTTGGAAGAAATCCTTTCCACTCAACAATTTCGTTTGTGAAGGTATTTTCAATTTTTGATGCATATTCTTTATCTTCTATGAGTCCCCAAACTAATAATTTTTCACCCAAATCATTCGCAACTTTTACTGCATCTTCTAAACCTTTCTCTGGCGCTATTCTTCCAGCCCAACCTAATGGTCCATTCTCCATTTCATTGAATAAATAATCATCCGTATCAAAACCATTTCCAACGATAATTGGATCAGTTTTTAAAGAATAATCTTTAGATTGTCTTTTAGTATGAAAAGCCAGACGAAAAGGAAATAATTCACTTATTTCACTAATAGTTTCTTTCATTACTATTGATTCAGCGCCCATACTAATTAAGTGAAATATTTTAATTGATTGTGTTTTTGTTAACCATAATGGAAGCCAATCATATGCAAAATTAATAACTGCGTCGGATTTATTTGCGATATCAATTACCTCTTCCCATAAATTTGGTAAGACACTTTTAGAAGGAATTAAAACTGGATCTTTTCTATCCTGATGCTGCCAACTAGGTTGATCAACTCCATCTATTAATCTTATTTCAAGCAACTCACTTTCGAAAGGTAATTTTGATCCTTTTGGTGCAATTAAAATAATTTTATGACCTAATGAAATTAATCCTTTTATAAGAGAAACAATAGTAAGTTCAACTCCTCCGCCTTTGCCACTGCCCAGATAACCTATAGGTGTACTTACAAGAATAAGTTTTAATTGCTTTTTTATCACTTAAACTAAGCCTCTTTTATTAATTCATTATCACTTTTATTCCCCCAGAATCTTCGTCTCTGACTTACAAATAGTACTGATATTAAAACCAAAACTACTCCAATCCACTGAAGGAGAAAAAGTCTCTCCCCTAACCAAATCCCGCCAGTAATCAAGGCAAATACAGGCGTTAAAAATGCAAGGGTGCTAAAGCTTGTTAATTCTTTTCGACTTGCAAACCAAAAAAATAATCCATAGGCCAATGCGCTACCAAACAAACTTGAATAAGACATCAAAGTCCATTCAAAAGCAGACCAGTCTGGAAACAATGGCCAGTTTTTATCGAAAACATGCCAAACGATAAGAGGAACACTTCCTAGAACCATGTGCCATCCAGTTACAGCAACAGGATCACTTTTTCTACAAGCAAATCGAATAAGCACCGTCCCTAAAGCCATCGAGGTTGCTGCGCATATCATCCATACTTCTCCATGGCTTAAAAAATTACTTCCTGATTC from the Prochlorococcus marinus str. NATL2A genome contains:
- a CDS encoding DMT family transporter — translated: MFVIWNWFLMILPFALWGTSMAAMAPLVNAAGPEIVASLRLLPAGLVVLASVPFLKRSWNISKDDLVWFLVFTLIDATLFQIFLAKGLMETGAGLGSVLIDSQPLMVALLARILFGDAINPIGWIGLVLGLVGIICLGVPTELLGNWFLLGNFESGSNFLSHGEVWMICAATSMALGTVLIRFACRKSDPVAVTGWHMVLGSVPLIVWHVFDKNWPLFPDWSAFEWTLMSYSSLFGSALAYGLFFWFASRKELTSFSTLAFLTPVFALITGGIWLGERLFLLQWIGVVLVLISVLFVSQRRRFWGNKSDNELIKEA
- a CDS encoding glycosyltransferase family 4 protein — protein: MIKKQLKLILVSTPIGYLGSGKGGGVELTIVSLIKGLISLGHKIILIAPKGSKLPFESELLEIRLIDGVDQPSWQHQDRKDPVLIPSKSVLPNLWEEVIDIANKSDAVINFAYDWLPLWLTKTQSIKIFHLISMGAESIVMKETISEISELFPFRLAFHTKRQSKDYSLKTDPIIVGNGFDTDDYLFNEMENGPLGWAGRIAPEKGLEDAVKVANDLGEKLLVWGLIEDKEYASKIENTFTNEIVEWKGFLPTNKFQEQLGRCRALINTPKWNEAYGNVIVEAMACGVPVIAYDLGGPGELIEDGFNGFLVKPNDIEGLIKATKSISEIKRKNCRAWFEKKATSKVFAERVENWLHKGLNKKISADLQD